Genomic window (Subtercola endophyticus):
GCGACAGGATGACCGTGAACGCCCACCCCGCACAGGCAGCCGTCGCGACCAGCGCCGCAACGCCGATCGTGACGACCGCCCGGGGCAGCCGCAGCTTGTGTCGGCTCACGACCCGACGGCCCCTGCCCGCCGGATGATCGACGCCAGCACCCAGACCGTCTCGCTCTCGAGCCGACTCACCTCGTCGAGCACGCGCTTGTCGAAGCGGCCCAGCCGAACGCCCGCCTCGGCGCACGCCAGCACGAGAGGATCAGACCCGCGCAGGCGTTCGCTGAGAACCGCGCGACGGGTGTCGGCGAGCGTTTCGAAAGGGCCGTTCGTCATTGCTTAGAACGATCCGTTCGCGCAGGAGAAGGCGTGCCCGGTCTCGGTGCCCGAGGGGTAGCTGATCTGCATGGTGACGACCCCGTTGCCGTACGAGAACCGGTGAAAGCCCGACCCGAAGGTCTGACTGCCCCACGCGACACCGTTCGCCTGGTGGTAATGCACACTGGTCGCGTTGACGTACGCGGTGGATGCGGCGGCGGGACCGCCGAACCCGCAGATCTGCGAACCGATGTCTGTCGATGCCGAGGCACCGAGGGCGCTGCCCAGAACCAGCCCGCCGGCCAGCACGGCCGCCGCGATCGACGCGGGAATGACCTTCATGTGATGTTCCTTTCACACCCCGGATTCGCGTTGACCTGAAGCCATTTCAGTGCGATCCTGGTGGTGATGAATCCTCACTATATGCCTCATGCTTTTAGACCACAACCCCGTTCGGGGGGAGCGCCGAGGCGCTCGTTCCGGATCTCGCCGAGGCGACCTGCAGGGCGACCTGCCGGGCGAATCCGGATGCCCGTGGTCACGGCCGCGGCGGCGGCACTGCTCGCCGTGACTGTGGCCGTGACCCTCAGCGGGTGCGCCGGCGCCGAGAACAGTTCAGCACCCACGTCTGACACCCGAGCATCCACCTTGCCCGCGCTCAGCCAGTCGCCCGTCGCCGATGCGCTGTACCGCTGCCTGATCGCGCGCGGCTGGCAGGTGACGCTCACCGACGACGGGGCCGTGCAGGCCTCGAGCGACACGATTCCGAAGGAGCAATACCAGCTCTACCTGAGCGACACGTGGGCCTGCAACAGCCAGGTCGCCGCCCAGTTTCCGGTCGACGACAATCAGAAGCACCTGCTCTACGCGGCCGAGCTGGCCGAACGCAGCTGTCTGCAGCAGCACGGCTACCAGGTCGACGATCCCCCGAGCCTGCAGCAGTTTCTCGACGAATACGACTCGAAACCGTGGTCGGCCATGGCGTCGTCTGAGCTCGCGACACTCGCCCAGACCATGTCAGACGCCGACTGGAAGGCCATCAACCAGGCGTGCCCCCAACCCGTTCCGGGCGCACTGCATTAGCCGAGCATCCGATCGCCGCGAATGCGGCGCCGAGGCAGATCAGCTGCTCTTGAGTGCGACACCCTTGGCGTTCAAGAAGTCGATGTGATCGTGCGTGCACGTGTCGTCGAAGGGGGCGAAGTTCGAGACCGAGACCGATCCGCGGCATTCGGCCTGGCCGAGTCCGCTGCCGGGTGGCACGAGAGGGTCGAGCAGCGCGATGAGCTTGAGCGAATCCGCGTCGCCACCGGTGAGCCCGTGCCCGTTGAGAATGTAGAAGTCCACCGCGTGGCCACCGCCGTCGGTGTAGTGCGCCGAAGCGGTTCCTGCACCCTCGATCTGGCCCGTGCACTTGCGGTTGATGTCGCTGATGCCGACCTTCGAGAAGTTGTCGACCGCCACCTTGATGGCCTGCAGAACGCGATAGTCGACGCCGCAGTTCGGCACCACGACGCCGTTCGCGAGATTCTGGATCTCGACGATGTGATTCGGCACCGACCCCACGAGCTTGCCCGACGCGACGTCGGCCATCAATTCGGCTGCGAGAGCCTGCACGGTGGGTGAGACGGTGGTGCCGGTGGTGGAGTCCATCGAGGCGATATCGCCCGTCGAGGTGTACCCGTCGCGCGGGGCGTCTTGAATGGTGCCGGTGTTGCCGACGGTCAGGCTCTGGATGCCCATCTCAGCCGAGGCAGACGAATGCGAGTTGCCGAGCACACCCAGATCGGAGTACGCGTAGGCCGGAAGGGCGACGGTGGCGACGAGCCCGGCGGTCGCGACCATGACGATCGTGTTGACGATGGTGCGCTTGCGGGCTTTCGGATGGGTGGAGGCGGCCCGAGACGAGGCACGCCTTCGACCCGGCAGCACACGCCGTTTGCCAGGCGCAGCCACCGATGTCGAGGCCGCGCGCGGCGTTGCGATCTCGGGCGTGCGGGGGAAGGTCAGTGCGCTCACGCTGGTCACCACGGGAGCCTCGTTTAACGCTGCGGCATCGACCTCGGCCTGCAGTGCCGCCGTGACGGGCTGAGGCTCGGAGGGCGTGGTGACGACGGCGATCTGCTCTGTCGGCGCGTCGTCGACGAACGCATTATTACGAGCATCGCTCGCGTCGTACAGGTGATGTTGCGGCTCGTCGGCGAGCAAGTGAGCGGGAACCGGTTCATCGACGTCGACGGCCGGAACAAACGTCTCTGACGTCGCGGACACCACGGTGAGAGGCGTCTCGACCTCGGCGACAGGAGTCTCGACGACACGGGTCTCGACGACGGGCTGCGGCGCCTTCGCCATGTCGGCGATCTGCTGCGCGAACAGCGACTTCGAAACGGTTCGCGGCGCGGCGGCAGCGGGCGGCGCAGCGGCAGTGGGCTGCGCAGCAGTAGCGACCGCCGCCGCCGGAGCGACCGTGACCGGAGCCACAGGCTCGACCGCGGCTGAGGCGGCCAGCGCCTTGGCGAGCTCACGATCGCGGCGCTGACGACGGGATTCCACCACGGGCAGAGCCTCAGACGCGGCTTCGCGTTGACGAAGCTCACGACGACTGAGCGGCGCAGCAGCGTCCGCAGCAGCACCGGCTGATTCAGCACCGACTGATTCAGCACCGAGCGGCGTAGTGACGACGGGGAGGTCGAACGTGGATTTCGGGCCGGTTGCCTGGTCGCCTTCGGCGCCTGGTTCTCTGCTCGAACGCGTCACGTGTCGTATTCCTCCGGCACTCTCGGTGCCCACAGGCCAGCGTGTTTCACTAGCCCGACGATCGGGTAAAAGCGCGCCCGATCAGCCATCTTGTTCTTCGGGTGAACAAGGCGACTTGTCGAGGTTATCCTTTCGTTACCAATTTGTCACATCCATGCGTAAACATTCAGCCTTTTTTGTGGTCGGCGTGTGCACGTTAACACCGGGGCCTAAACGAAGCGGATGCCCGCCTGCAATCGTGATCGCAGATCGAAGATTCGGTCGATCGACTCACCTTCGGATCCGCCGAGCCCATTGCGCAGCAGCTGCGGCAGAACCGACCGCCGAATCACCACAGCGCCCGCCAGTCGCCCCCGCTCCACCTGCTCGAACGGCGCCGCGAGATCGTCGTCGGGCACCACGATGACCACGGCGCTGAACCGCACACCGAGCTCACGACCGAGCGCGCGCGCGTTCGTGGCGAGGGTGCGCAGCGGCTCATCGTCGTCGCCGATCGCCTCCCCCACGAGTTCGCCTTTCGACAGCCGCACGGGGCTGCCCCAGTCATACGACTGCACAGCGAAGACTCCGCCGGGCCCGAGCACGACGTGGTCGACGTTCTGCCCAGTCTTCGCGACGGCGACGTTGTTCCAGACCGTGAACCCGATGCCGAGAGTCGACACGATGCGCGCCGTCTCTTCTTCGGCCATCGCCTTGGCCAACCAGCGCCTGACCTCTCGCGGCGCCGACCGCACGAGTGCCGGGTCGTACGGATCTTTCAGCTCGACGCCGCGCCCCACCCACTCGCGCATCAGGCGCAAGAAGTGCTCCCGCTCCTCGCCGCCCGGGTGACCGTACGACCGCGCCTTGGGCGACGCGCCCTGGCCGGGGCCGGCGGCGGATGCCCGGCTGCCGCCCGCGAATGACGAACCCCGGGCATCCGGAGCCGTGACCCGCGCACCCACCCCCGAATCGTACGCGGCACGCTCGGTCGGGGTGCCCACCAGCTCCCACGCGTCTTGCACGGCCTGGAACAGCACGGCGCTGCCGCCTGTGTCGGGATGCGTCTCGCGCAGGCGCAGCCGGTACGCGCGACGCAGCTCGTCGTCAGACGACCCAGGGCTGACGCCGAGCACCTCGTACGGTGAGCGCGACGCGAAACTGCCGTTCATACCTGCGGTGGTCTCGCTTTCGAGAAGACGGTGCGCACGAGCACGGGAGGTGCCGGGCGCAGATTCGGGTGACGCAACGATAGCTCCCTAAGCTTGAAGCATGACGAATACCGTACCGAATTACACCCTCAATAATGGCGTCACGATTCCGCAGGAGGGTTTCGGCGTCTTTCGCGTCGACCCCGACAAGACCGGTCGCATCGTGCGTGACGCGCTCGAGGTGGGCTACCGGCACATCGATACGGCGGCCATCTACAAGAACGAAGAGGGCGTGGGTCACGCTATCGCGCAGGCCGCCAAAGACGGTCTCGTGGAACGCGAAGACCTGTTCATCACGACCAAACTGTGGAACTCCGACCAGACGAACGCGACTCCGGCCTTCGAGAAGAGCCTCGGTCGACTCGGTCTCGACTACGTCGACCTCTATCTGATCCACTGGCCGACGCCCGAGCGCGGAACGTTCATCGAGGCCTGGAAGACGCTCGAGCAGATCTACGCCACCGGCCTCGTGAAGTCGATCGGCGTGTCGAACTTCACTGTGCCCCAGCTCGAGCAGCTGCTCGCCGAGACCTCGATCGTTCCGGCCGTCAACCAGATCGAGCTGCACGTCGACTTTCAGCAGCCCGAACTGCGCGCCTTTCACGCCGCGCACGGCATCGCCACCGAGGCCTGGGGGCCGCTCGGGCACGGCACGATCAACGGCTCGCCCGAGCTGGCAGCCATTGCGGATGCCCACCAGAAGTCCGTCGCCCAGACCGTGCTGCGCTGGCAGCTGCAGATCGGCAACATTCTGATTCCCAAGTCGAACAGTCGCGAACGACAGGCCGAGAACCTCGACATCTACGACTTCGAACTCACGGCCGACGAACTGGCCACCATCGCCACGCTCGACCGCGGCGACGAGGGCCGCAACGGCGGGCATCCCCTCGAAGTGAACTAAGCCGGCCGGGCCGACGCCAGTCGCGTGGCCGACGCCGCGAGAAAGTCGAGCGTCTCGGCGTCGGCCTGCACCTCGTAGGCGATGCCGGCGGGAATCCAGAGCAGAGTGCTGACGAGCGTCTCGAGGGTGTCGGCCGCGATCGGCCAGCGCGTGACCTGCGGATGCCCGGGGTCTTCTGTCGCGCCGCGGGCCCACACCCCGAGCAGCTCGGAGAACCGCGCGAGCGGCACCTGCAGCACGACCTCGGCGGTGAAGCGCCGGCCCGCGGCGCCGAAGCTGCGCTCGACGTAGGTTGCGGCATCCACCTCCGGCAGCTCGCGAGGCTCGAAGTGCACGCGCGTGCCGAAGAAGTGCGACAGGCGGTCGACCCGGAACGTGCGCCACTCGTCTCGGCCCAGGTCGAAGCACACCAGAAACCACCGCCGGCGGGCCGCGACCAGGGCGTGCGGCTCGACACTGCGACTCGACTCTGTTTTGTCGACGGCGACGTAGTCGAATCGAATGCGCTCGTGGTCGCGGCAGGCCAGCGCCAATTGCCCGAGCAACTCCCCCGCGACCGGTTCGCCGCGCGGGGTCTCGGGCGTGATCGTCGCCGCGAGCGCGTTCACCCGTTCACGCACGGCCGGTGGCAGCACTTGCTCGAACTTCGCCAGAGCGGTCTGCGTCGTGAGCGCACCATCGACGAGCCCCTGCGCGGCGGCCAATCGCAGACCGATGGCCATCGTCACCGCCTCATCGTTGGTCAGCAGCAGCGGTGGCAGTTGAGAACCGGCTTCGAGCCGATAGCCGCCGAGCGAGCCGCGCTCCGCGGTCACGCGATAACCGAGCTCGCGCAGTCGCTCGATGTCGCGCCGCAGGGTTCGTGCGGTGATGCCGAGCCTCTCGGCGAGCTCCGACCCGGGCCAGTGCCGGTGCGTCTGCAACAGATTCAGCAGCTCCAGGGTTCGAGAGGTGGTTTCGGCCATGTCTTCAGTCTGCCTTCTCAACAGGACAGAAATCGACCTATATCGTCTCTACGCTCGTGCCAACAGCTCGAACGCCGGGCCCGTATCACTCACAGAGGAGCACTCCATGGACTTCAGAATCGAACTCATCTTGGTTCCCGTCACCGACGTCGACCGCGCGAAAGCGTTCTACGTCGACCAGGTCGGCTTTCACGCCGACTTCGACCAGCGTGTGAGCGAGCACGTACGGTTCGTGCAGCTCACCCCGCAGGGATCCGCCTGCTCGATCGCCTTCGGTGAGGGCATCAGCGAAATGCAGCCCGGCACCCTCAACGCCATTCAAGTCGTCATCGACGATGCAGCGGATGCCCACCGGCACCTCACCGAGCACGGGGTCGAGGCGACCGAACCCGATTTGCAGCCCTGGGGAACCTTCGTCACCTTCGCCGACCCCGACGGCAACCGCTGGATCTTGCAGCAGATGCCCAAGCGTTGACTCTTGACATGTCGACGCGCCGGAGTATATTTGCCCTATCAGTTATAGAACCGATGGGTTATGAATGCCACACGATCAGCTCGACTCCGTTTTCTCGGCCCTCGCCGACCCGACCAGGCGCGGGATACTGCAACGCCTCACGCTCGGCGATGCCACGGTCGCGCAACTCGGCGAGCCGTTCGCGGTGAGCCAGCCGGCCATCTCGAAACACCTCAAGGTGCTCGAACAGGCCGGCCTGGTATCTCGCACTCGGGTGGCGACCTCTCGGCTGAGCCACCTCGAAGCGCAACCGCTGAAGGAGGCGACGGCGTGGATGCAGCGGTACAAGAAGTACTGGAACGAGAGCTTCGACAAACTCGACAGCGCGCTGGCAACCTTTCAGGCGACGCCCTCCCAGCCCGCAGACGGGTCGCCCAACACCGAACCGAAAGGATCAGACCATGAGTGACGCTCGCCCCGCCGAGATCGCCGACACCGACGTCTACATCACGCGAATGTTCGCTGCCCCGCGTGAGCTCGTCTTTCGGTTCTTCACCGAACCGGAGCACCTCGCCTCGTGGTTCGGGCCGACCGGGTTCTCCGTTCCGGTCGAGACTGTGGAGATCGACCCGCGGGTCGGCGGCCGCTGGAATCTGAGCATGGTCGACGACACGACCGGGGAGTCGTACCCCATTCGCGGCGAGATCGTCGAGTTCGACCCACCCGAACGCATCGTGGTGGCGATGAACGCGCAGAGCGATCTCGGCCCGCTCGACAAGATCACGCTGCGGCTGCAGTTTCACGACCACGGCGAGCGCACCCGCCTGACTCTTCACCAAGGCCCGTTCAGTGCCATCGAACGTCAGCACACCGAGGGCGGCTGGGAGCTTTCGTTCGCCAAGCTCGACTCGCTCTTCGCCCGTGACGAGGTGTAGAAATGACCATCGACCAGAACAGCACCGGCACGCAGTTCGTGACGAGTGCCGACGGAACCCGCATCGCGTATGAGAAGGTCGGCGCGGGCCCCGCGCTCGTGCTCGTCGACGGCGCGATGTGCCGTCGATCCTTCGGCCCGGCGAGGCCGCTCGCGAAAGAACTCGCCGACCGGTTCACGGTGTACCTCTACGATCGCCGCGGGCGCGACGAAAGCGGCGACACCGCGCCCTACGCCGTCGGCCGTGAGGTCGAAGACCTCGCTGCGATCATCCGGGCCACCGGCGAGACGCCGTTCGTCTCCGGGTCGTCGTCGGGCGCGGCGCTGGCTCTCGAGGCCGCAGCCGCTGCGCTGCCGATGCGAAAGCTGGCCGTGTTCGAGGCGCCGTACATGGTCGCGGTGGAGGGGCATCGTGCACCGGTCGACAGCGCTGCACAGGCACGCGCGTTGATCGCGCAGGGCAAGCGCGGTGACGCCGTGAAGTTCTTCATGAGCGACATGGTCGGTGCGCCGGCTATAGCCACGGTGTTCATGCGCCTGATGCCGGGCGTGTGGAAGAAGGCCACCGCAGCGGCACACACCATTCCCTACGACGCGGAGGTCATGGGAGACTTCAGCGTTCCGGTGCAGCGTTTCGCGGGCATCCGGGTGCCGACGCTCGTGATCGTGGGCGGCAAGAGCCCCGATTCGATGCGGGTCGCCGAGCAGGCAGTCACCGATGCCGTGCCGGGCGCACAATTGCAGACCTTGCCAGGGCAAATGCACCAGGTGTCGGCGAAGGCGCTCGCGCCGATGCTGGCGGCCTACTTCACAGAAAACTGACGTCGCTCGAGACTGACTCCACTCGAGACTGACGTCACTCAAGACTGAGCCGTCAACGAGAGCGGATCGCCTCAGCGATCACCTCGACGCCCTCGCCGAAGCGCTCGGGGTGCGGTCCGGAGAAGTTGAGCCGCACGAACGATCCAGGCGGTTCGGCCGGGTACCACTCGCCACCGGGCGCCATCGACACCCCCTTGCTCAGGCACTCGGCCACGAGCCGAGCGACATCGACGCCGTCGTCGAAACGAAGCCAGAGGTTCAGCCCGCCCTTGGGCAGATACGTCAGCGTTTCGGCGCCGAGGTGCTCGACGACGTGCGCGGCGAGCGTATCGCGCCGCACTCGAAGAGCCTCGCGCAGGCGCACGAGATGCGAACGCCAGCCCGGATCGGTGACCACGTCGAGCGCCGCCGCCTGCAGCGTTCCGCTCACATAGAGGTCGGTCACCGTGCGGTCGACCTGGATGCGCGCCAGTGCCGGCCCGCGAGCGATCACCGCGCCGACCCGCAGCGAGGGCGAGACGCTCTTGCTGAGCGACCGCAGGTACACCACGTGACCGTCGGTGTCGTGCCAGAGGAGCGGGCGAACATCCGCATCGATACCGAAGTCGTGCGCCCAGTCGTCTTCGATGAGAAACGCGTTGCGAGCGCGGATCACCTCGAGCAGGCTCGCAGCTTCCGCTGACGACCAGAGGGCACCGGTGGGGTTCGCGAAGTGCGGCTGCGCATAGAACAGCCGGGCGCCCGAGGTTTCGAGCGCCTCGTCGAGCTCGGCGGCGGCGGGGGCCCGCGACCCACGCGCTATCGGTACGATGACGAGGCCCGCCTGGCGAGCCGCGGCGATCGCACCCCAGTACGTGGGCGACTCCATCACGATCGCGTCGCCCGGCTGGGCCAACGCGCGAAAGACGGAGATCAACGCGCTCTGACTGCCGGGCACCACGATGGTGTCGTCGCCAGAGATTCCGGATGCCCGGGCGACCGCATTGGCATCGATCTCGCTCGCGAAATACGCCCGCAGCTCAGGCATGCCCCCGAGCAGCGGCCTGTCGATGTCAGGGCTGCGGCGGGCCGCGCGGCCGAGCGCCTGCCGAATCAGGCGCTGAGGCAGCAGCGCTTCGCTCGGATAGGCGCTGTGCATGGCGATCGGCACGCTGGAATCGAGTGACATCGCCGTGCCCACCACGTTCTGAGCGGCCCGGGTCGATGCCAGCGCAGTGGTCTGCCACGAGAAGTCGGCGCGCCGAATGGCGGGGCGAGCCGAGACGAACGTTCCGGTGCCGGGTCGGGTCTCGATGAGTCCGGCGGCCGCGAGCCGGTGCAACGCGCTCTGCACGGTGAGCGGGCTCACCGCGAACTGCGCCACGAGGGCACGCGTCGACGGCAGGCGATCACCCGCGGATGCTGCCGTGACGAGTGCCCGGAGGTGTCGCTCGATCTCGGCAGTGCTATCGTTGTTCATGACAGAACACAGTAGCGCTATCGAGAGTTCGACGCCAGTGGTATCGACGCTGGCGGCTCGCACGGCAGAGCGACGCACTGATGCCGCGAACGACCGCCCGCGGGCATCCGCCGGCCTGGTCTTCGGTTTTCTCGGTGTGCTCTCGTTCTCGTTCACGCTGCCGTTCACGCGGGTTGCCGTGGAGTCGCTCGATCCGCTGTTCGTCGGGGCCGGGCGCGCGGTCGTGGCCGCGGTGTTGTCGCTTATCGTGCTGCTGATCATCCGGCCGCGCCTGCCACGATCGTGGCAGTGGCTGCGACTGCTGGTGGTCGCCGCCGGAGTGGTCGCGGGCTTTCCGCTGCTCACCAGCTTCGCCATGCAGACCACACCCGCCTCGCACGGGGCTGTCGTGATCGGGGTATTGCCGGCAGCGACCGCGGTCGTCGCCGTGCTGCGCGGCGGCGAGCGCCCCAGCCGAGCGTTCTGGGTCGCGAGCATCGCCGGGCTGCTGGCCGTCGTCGCCTTTGTCGCCATCAGCGATGGCGGGCTCACCGGGCTGCAGCCGTCAGACCTGCTGCTGCTCGGGGCCGTGGTTCTGGCGGCGATCGGCTATGCCGAGGGAGCGCTTCTCGCTCGAGAGCTCGGCTCGTGGCAGATCATCTGCTGGGCGCTGGTGATCGGCTTGCCGGTCATGCTGCCTCTTGCGCTGATCGGGGCGTCTCATCTTTCACCCGCCGCCTCTCTCGGCGGCGCACCGGAGGCGTGGCTGGCCTTCGGATATGTTAGCGTGATCAGCCAGTTCGTCGGCTTCTTCGTGTGGTACCGCGGTCTCGCGATCGGCCCCATCGCCCGGGTCAGCCAGGTGCAGCTGCTACAGCCCGTACTCACCCTCGTCTGGGCCGCG
Coding sequences:
- a CDS encoding alpha/beta fold hydrolase, which codes for MTIDQNSTGTQFVTSADGTRIAYEKVGAGPALVLVDGAMCRRSFGPARPLAKELADRFTVYLYDRRGRDESGDTAPYAVGREVEDLAAIIRATGETPFVSGSSSGAALALEAAAAALPMRKLAVFEAPYMVAVEGHRAPVDSAAQARALIAQGKRGDAVKFFMSDMVGAPAIATVFMRLMPGVWKKATAAAHTIPYDAEVMGDFSVPVQRFAGIRVPTLVIVGGKSPDSMRVAEQAVTDAVPGAQLQTLPGQMHQVSAKALAPMLAAYFTEN
- a CDS encoding DMT family transporter, translated to MTEHSSAIESSTPVVSTLAARTAERRTDAANDRPRASAGLVFGFLGVLSFSFTLPFTRVAVESLDPLFVGAGRAVVAAVLSLIVLLIIRPRLPRSWQWLRLLVVAAGVVAGFPLLTSFAMQTTPASHGAVVIGVLPAATAVVAVLRGGERPSRAFWVASIAGLLAVVAFVAISDGGLTGLQPSDLLLLGAVVLAAIGYAEGALLARELGSWQIICWALVIGLPVMLPLALIGASHLSPAASLGGAPEAWLAFGYVSVISQFVGFFVWYRGLAIGPIARVSQVQLLQPVLTLVWAALLFGEHLEPIVIVAAAVVIACAGLAVRARIVNPVTPAGGERTVET
- a CDS encoding ArsR/SmtB family transcription factor, with the translated sequence MPHDQLDSVFSALADPTRRGILQRLTLGDATVAQLGEPFAVSQPAISKHLKVLEQAGLVSRTRVATSRLSHLEAQPLKEATAWMQRYKKYWNESFDKLDSALATFQATPSQPADGSPNTEPKGSDHE
- a CDS encoding DnaJ domain-containing protein, which codes for MNGSFASRSPYEVLGVSPGSSDDELRRAYRLRLRETHPDTGGSAVLFQAVQDAWELVGTPTERAAYDSGVGARVTAPDARGSSFAGGSRASAAGPGQGASPKARSYGHPGGEEREHFLRLMREWVGRGVELKDPYDPALVRSAPREVRRWLAKAMAEEETARIVSTLGIGFTVWNNVAVAKTGQNVDHVVLGPGGVFAVQSYDWGSPVRLSKGELVGEAIGDDDEPLRTLATNARALGRELGVRFSAVVIVVPDDDLAAPFEQVERGRLAGAVVIRRSVLPQLLRNGLGGSEGESIDRIFDLRSRLQAGIRFV
- a CDS encoding ribonuclease E domain-containing protein, with amino-acid sequence MTRSSREPGAEGDQATGPKSTFDLPVVTTPLGAESVGAESAGAAADAAAPLSRRELRQREAASEALPVVESRRQRRDRELAKALAASAAVEPVAPVTVAPAAAVATAAQPTAAAPPAAAAPRTVSKSLFAQQIADMAKAPQPVVETRVVETPVAEVETPLTVVSATSETFVPAVDVDEPVPAHLLADEPQHHLYDASDARNNAFVDDAPTEQIAVVTTPSEPQPVTAALQAEVDAAALNEAPVVTSVSALTFPRTPEIATPRAASTSVAAPGKRRVLPGRRRASSRAASTHPKARKRTIVNTIVMVATAGLVATVALPAYAYSDLGVLGNSHSSASAEMGIQSLTVGNTGTIQDAPRDGYTSTGDIASMDSTTGTTVSPTVQALAAELMADVASGKLVGSVPNHIVEIQNLANGVVVPNCGVDYRVLQAIKVAVDNFSKVGISDINRKCTGQIEGAGTASAHYTDGGGHAVDFYILNGHGLTGGDADSLKLIALLDPLVPPGSGLGQAECRGSVSVSNFAPFDDTCTHDHIDFLNAKGVALKSS
- a CDS encoding aldo/keto reductase, producing the protein MTNTVPNYTLNNGVTIPQEGFGVFRVDPDKTGRIVRDALEVGYRHIDTAAIYKNEEGVGHAIAQAAKDGLVEREDLFITTKLWNSDQTNATPAFEKSLGRLGLDYVDLYLIHWPTPERGTFIEAWKTLEQIYATGLVKSIGVSNFTVPQLEQLLAETSIVPAVNQIELHVDFQQPELRAFHAAHGIATEAWGPLGHGTINGSPELAAIADAHQKSVAQTVLRWQLQIGNILIPKSNSRERQAENLDIYDFELTADELATIATLDRGDEGRNGGHPLEVN
- a CDS encoding glyoxalase superfamily protein, producing MDFRIELILVPVTDVDRAKAFYVDQVGFHADFDQRVSEHVRFVQLTPQGSACSIAFGEGISEMQPGTLNAIQVVIDDAADAHRHLTEHGVEATEPDLQPWGTFVTFADPDGNRWILQQMPKR
- a CDS encoding helix-turn-helix transcriptional regulator — translated: MAETTSRTLELLNLLQTHRHWPGSELAERLGITARTLRRDIERLRELGYRVTAERGSLGGYRLEAGSQLPPLLLTNDEAVTMAIGLRLAAAQGLVDGALTTQTALAKFEQVLPPAVRERVNALAATITPETPRGEPVAGELLGQLALACRDHERIRFDYVAVDKTESSRSVEPHALVAARRRWFLVCFDLGRDEWRTFRVDRLSHFFGTRVHFEPRELPEVDAATYVERSFGAAGRRFTAEVVLQVPLARFSELLGVWARGATEDPGHPQVTRWPIAADTLETLVSTLLWIPAGIAYEVQADAETLDFLAASATRLASARPA
- a CDS encoding SRPBCC family protein — its product is MSDARPAEIADTDVYITRMFAAPRELVFRFFTEPEHLASWFGPTGFSVPVETVEIDPRVGGRWNLSMVDDTTGESYPIRGEIVEFDPPERIVVAMNAQSDLGPLDKITLRLQFHDHGERTRLTLHQGPFSAIERQHTEGGWELSFAKLDSLFARDEV
- a CDS encoding aminotransferase-like domain-containing protein; this translates as MNNDSTAEIERHLRALVTAASAGDRLPSTRALVAQFAVSPLTVQSALHRLAAAGLIETRPGTGTFVSARPAIRRADFSWQTTALASTRAAQNVVGTAMSLDSSVPIAMHSAYPSEALLPQRLIRQALGRAARRSPDIDRPLLGGMPELRAYFASEIDANAVARASGISGDDTIVVPGSQSALISVFRALAQPGDAIVMESPTYWGAIAAARQAGLVIVPIARGSRAPAAAELDEALETSGARLFYAQPHFANPTGALWSSAEAASLLEVIRARNAFLIEDDWAHDFGIDADVRPLLWHDTDGHVVYLRSLSKSVSPSLRVGAVIARGPALARIQVDRTVTDLYVSGTLQAAALDVVTDPGWRSHLVRLREALRVRRDTLAAHVVEHLGAETLTYLPKGGLNLWLRFDDGVDVARLVAECLSKGVSMAPGGEWYPAEPPGSFVRLNFSGPHPERFGEGVEVIAEAIRSR